One Flavobacterium sp. 90 DNA segment encodes these proteins:
- a CDS encoding NAD(P)/FAD-dependent oxidoreductase: MQTSLKIAVVGSGLVGSLLAIYLKKAGHTVHVYDRSPDIRKINFSGRSINLAMSNRGWKALDAVGVGDSVREIAIPMDKRAIHLVDKLNFQNYGQEGESIYSISRGTLNRKMIDLAEEAGAEFLFDQKIWDVTLSDATLHIGETERGEWEEKKYDMVFGADGAFSRIRHRMQRQSMFNYSQEFLNMGYKELNIPANADATHKLDKNSFHIWPRGEYMLIALPNLDGSFTCTLFMPFEGKNSFASLTDRKMVEDFFTKNFPDSIEVIPKLAEDFFKNPTSTLVTMKCFPWTYENKIALIGDACHAIVPFYGQGMNAGFEDITVLNEMIEKYGNDWKKIFSEYEISRKPNADAIAELSYRNFMEMSTKTADEKFLLQKKIEKAFSDKHPDKWIPLYSRVTFSDRPYTEALAIGDFQNEIMEQVLRTDNIENIWSTPEIENKILELLQNA, encoded by the coding sequence ATGCAAACTTCACTAAAAATTGCGGTTGTTGGTTCTGGATTAGTAGGATCGCTATTGGCAATTTATCTTAAAAAAGCAGGTCACACCGTTCATGTTTATGATCGAAGTCCTGATATTCGCAAAATTAATTTTTCGGGTCGTTCTATTAATCTGGCAATGTCCAATCGCGGTTGGAAAGCTCTTGATGCCGTTGGCGTTGGCGATTCGGTTCGTGAAATTGCAATTCCAATGGATAAACGTGCGATTCACTTGGTTGATAAACTCAATTTTCAGAATTACGGACAAGAAGGCGAGTCTATTTATTCGATTTCGAGAGGAACTCTGAATCGGAAAATGATTGATCTTGCTGAAGAAGCCGGAGCCGAATTTTTGTTTGACCAAAAAATCTGGGACGTAACGTTAAGCGATGCAACTTTGCATATTGGCGAAACCGAAAGAGGCGAGTGGGAAGAGAAAAAATACGATATGGTTTTTGGTGCCGATGGTGCTTTTTCAAGAATCAGACACAGAATGCAACGTCAAAGCATGTTTAATTATTCGCAGGAATTTTTGAATATGGGATATAAAGAATTGAATATTCCGGCAAATGCTGACGCGACACATAAATTAGATAAAAACTCTTTTCACATTTGGCCTCGTGGCGAATATATGTTGATTGCACTTCCTAATCTTGACGGAAGTTTTACATGTACTTTGTTCATGCCTTTTGAAGGGAAAAACTCGTTTGCATCTTTAACAGATCGTAAAATGGTGGAAGATTTCTTTACGAAAAACTTCCCGGATTCGATTGAAGTGATTCCGAAGTTAGCAGAAGATTTCTTTAAGAATCCTACGAGTACTTTGGTAACTATGAAATGTTTCCCTTGGACTTATGAAAATAAAATTGCTTTAATTGGAGATGCCTGTCATGCAATTGTTCCGTTTTACGGACAAGGAATGAATGCGGGTTTTGAAGATATCACGGTTTTAAACGAAATGATTGAGAAATACGGAAACGACTGGAAGAAGATTTTCTCTGAATATGAAATCTCTCGTAAACCAAATGCTGATGCCATTGCAGAACTTTCGTATCGAAATTTCATGGAAATGAGCACCAAAACTGCCGATGAAAAGTTCTTGTTACAAAAGAAAATCGAAAAAGCATTCTCTGATAAACATCCTGATAAATGGATTCCGCTTTATAGTCGCGTGACTTTTAGCGATCGTCCTTATACAGAAGCTTTGGCAATTGGAGATTTTCAAAACGAAATTATGGAACAAGTTTTACGAACTGATAATATCGAAAATATCTGGAGTACTCCTGAAATTGAAAACAAGATTCTAGAGTTGTTGCAAAACGCATAA
- a CDS encoding substrate-binding domain-containing protein, with the protein MLKYSKVFGLVVFVFLFAMCNQKSKNDSDKETILKGKMDITVDETVKPIVDDQIAVFEGTYYGAHISVTPKSEAELINDLLNQKAKVAVTTRDLTTEEKARFDKSKINPRVTKFATDAIALISNKSNNDTLIALKSVIDFMQGKADSRIKGLVFDNPNSSTVRYMKELAKVKNIPANGVFSFKTNDEVIKFVSENDGMIGIVGVNWLSQPSPNMIESIKKINILSVKPLNDEKYYDPSQSDLILGKYPLARDLFIINCQGYSGLGMGFASFIAGDIGQRIILKSGLMPVRTPSRKLKIRSQIINENEKE; encoded by the coding sequence ATGTTAAAATATAGTAAGGTTTTTGGTTTGGTTGTTTTTGTCTTTTTGTTTGCCATGTGTAACCAAAAAAGCAAGAATGATTCTGATAAAGAAACGATCTTAAAAGGAAAAATGGATATTACAGTTGATGAAACTGTAAAACCAATTGTAGATGATCAAATTGCTGTTTTTGAAGGAACTTATTATGGAGCTCATATTTCGGTAACGCCTAAGTCAGAAGCAGAACTTATAAATGACTTGTTAAATCAAAAAGCCAAAGTGGCTGTAACAACAAGAGATTTAACGACAGAAGAAAAAGCAAGATTCGACAAAAGCAAGATAAATCCCAGAGTAACTAAGTTTGCAACAGATGCAATTGCTTTAATTTCAAACAAGAGCAATAATGATACATTAATTGCGTTGAAAAGTGTAATAGATTTTATGCAGGGTAAAGCTGATTCTAGAATCAAAGGGCTGGTATTTGATAATCCAAACTCAAGTACTGTGCGTTACATGAAAGAATTAGCTAAAGTTAAAAATATTCCTGCAAATGGTGTTTTTTCTTTTAAAACTAACGATGAAGTTATTAAATTCGTTTCTGAGAATGATGGTATGATTGGGATAGTTGGTGTAAATTGGTTGTCACAGCCTTCTCCAAACATGATAGAGTCGATAAAAAAAATTAATATTTTAAGTGTAAAACCCTTAAATGATGAAAAGTATTATGATCCAAGTCAAAGTGATCTTATATTAGGAAAATATCCTTTGGCACGTGATTTGTTTATTATTAATTGTCAAGGTTATTCAGGTTTAGGAATGGGGTTCGCGTCATTCATTGCCGGAGATATTGGTCAACGTATTATTTTGAAATCCGGATTAATGCCAGTTAGGACTCCAAGTAGAAAACTTAAGATTAGAAGTCAAATTATAAACGAAAACGAAAAAGAATAA
- a CDS encoding MotA/TolQ/ExbB proton channel family protein: MANVKVKKESTSNGGGMITGIIIVACVLVGVFIWKVIMGDASNFEGGNPETGHPINTLGQVYKGGFIVPVLLGMFLMVVVFSIERFIVIGKAAGKSNLDAFMKNVQGSIKEGNIEAAIASCDKQQGSVANAIKSALVKYQDVKKEGFNSEEAAEVIHKEIEEATSLEMPMLEKNMTIISTLVSLGTLGGLLGTVSGMIKAFGALASAGTPDQAALATGISEALINTATGISTSILAIVSYNFFTAKIDDLTYSIDEAGTTIVNTYRRFRGSLKQ, encoded by the coding sequence ATGGCAAACGTTAAAGTTAAAAAAGAAAGCACTTCAAATGGAGGAGGAATGATTACAGGAATCATTATTGTTGCGTGTGTTTTAGTTGGGGTGTTTATTTGGAAAGTAATCATGGGAGATGCGTCTAACTTCGAAGGAGGTAATCCAGAAACTGGTCATCCGATCAATACATTAGGACAAGTATATAAAGGAGGTTTCATCGTACCAGTATTATTAGGTATGTTTTTAATGGTTGTTGTTTTTTCTATTGAAAGATTTATTGTTATCGGTAAAGCTGCTGGTAAATCTAACTTGGATGCATTTATGAAAAATGTACAAGGAAGTATTAAAGAAGGAAACATCGAGGCTGCTATCGCTTCATGTGACAAACAACAAGGTTCAGTTGCAAATGCAATTAAATCTGCTTTGGTAAAATACCAAGATGTTAAAAAAGAAGGATTCAACAGTGAAGAAGCTGCAGAAGTAATCCACAAAGAAATTGAAGAGGCAACTTCATTAGAAATGCCAATGTTAGAGAAAAATATGACTATTATCTCTACTTTAGTATCATTAGGAACTTTAGGAGGATTATTAGGAACTGTATCTGGTATGATTAAAGCGTTTGGTGCGTTAGCTTCTGCTGGAACTCCTGACCAAGCTGCTCTTGCAACAGGTATCTCTGAGGCACTTATCAACACTGCAACAGGTATCTCTACTTCTATCTTAGCTATCGTTTCTTACAACTTCTTTACTGCTAAGATTGATGATTTAACTTACTCTATCGATGAGGCTGGTACTACAATCGTGAATACTTACAGAAGATTCAGAGGAAGTTTGAAACAATAA
- a CDS encoding 7-carboxy-7-deazaguanine synthase QueE, whose protein sequence is MLSKEIQLEVNKGAMLPLMEEFYTIQGEGFHTGTAAYFIRIGGCDVGCHWCDVKESWNAELHPPTSVDLIVKNASTYADTVVITGGEPLTWDMTFLTQQLKNKNLKVHIETSGAYPLTGTWDWICLSPKKNKLPTQTVYDNAHELKVIIYNKHDFIFAEEQAELVNDKAILFLQPEWSKKEEMTPLIVDYVMNNPKWRVSLQTHKYLNIP, encoded by the coding sequence ATGTTATCAAAAGAAATACAATTAGAAGTTAATAAAGGAGCGATGTTACCTTTGATGGAAGAGTTTTACACGATTCAGGGAGAAGGGTTTCATACAGGAACTGCTGCGTACTTTATACGAATTGGAGGTTGTGATGTAGGTTGTCACTGGTGTGATGTAAAGGAAAGTTGGAATGCTGAATTACATCCACCAACAAGTGTTGATTTAATTGTAAAAAATGCTTCAACTTATGCAGATACTGTCGTGATTACGGGTGGAGAACCATTAACTTGGGATATGACATTCTTAACGCAACAATTAAAGAATAAAAATTTAAAAGTTCACATAGAAACCTCAGGAGCTTATCCGTTAACCGGAACTTGGGATTGGATTTGCCTTTCGCCTAAAAAAAATAAATTACCAACTCAAACCGTTTACGATAATGCACATGAGTTGAAAGTGATTATTTACAATAAACACGATTTTATTTTTGCAGAAGAACAAGCAGAACTTGTAAATGATAAAGCTATTTTATTCCTTCAGCCAGAATGGAGTAAAAAAGAAGAAATGACGCCGCTGATTGTTGATTATGTAATGAATAATCCAAAGTGGAGAGTTTCACTTCAGACACATAAATATCTAAATATTCCTTAA
- a CDS encoding GNAT family protein: protein MKSELLQSDIILENDRILLLPFENERNIELKEIIFDDEIWKYMGMYVRNDSDFENYIKNTLKQKADGICYPFLIIDKLTNKVAGSTRYGYLNQASQKCEIGWTWYGKNFQGTGLNKACKYELLNFGFENIRFKRIQFSADLENERSQRAIEKLGALKEGIFRNNYIDSEGKSKDDVYYSVILEEWENTKREYFSEFI from the coding sequence ATGAAAAGCGAACTACTACAATCTGATATCATTCTCGAAAACGACCGAATATTATTACTTCCATTCGAAAATGAAAGAAACATCGAACTCAAAGAAATTATTTTTGATGATGAAATCTGGAAATACATGGGAATGTATGTAAGAAATGATTCTGACTTCGAGAATTACATCAAAAACACCTTAAAACAAAAAGCTGACGGAATTTGTTATCCATTTTTAATAATTGACAAACTAACCAACAAAGTTGCTGGAAGCACGCGTTATGGTTACCTAAATCAAGCAAGTCAAAAATGTGAAATTGGCTGGACTTGGTATGGAAAAAATTTCCAAGGAACGGGTTTGAATAAAGCGTGTAAATACGAATTACTAAATTTTGGTTTCGAAAACATTCGATTCAAGAGAATACAATTCAGCGCTGATCTTGAAAATGAAAGATCTCAAAGAGCAATTGAAAAACTAGGCGCTTTAAAAGAAGGAATCTTTAGAAATAATTATATTGATTCTGAAGGAAAAAGCAAAGATGACGTTTATTACAGTGTGATTTTGGAGGAATGGGAGAATACTAAAAGAGAATATTTTTCTGAATTCATTTGA
- a CDS encoding tetratricopeptide repeat protein: protein MNKFKIFSLALVASASVAKAQDINQAKKAIDAEQFDKAKSLLKSIIKAKPSDGEANFVLGNIYLNQAIVDSAKIYYLNGLEAADKKNLNYIGLGQIDLDAKNAAAAKANFDLAAKDMKRKDVNEFIYIGRAYMNSTNPDYTNAIAVLKRALLIEPQNATALLAIGDAYHGANNQNDAYKSYRDAFTADPTLLRAKMQLGVLLKGAKSYEEAIKAFNEVIALDANYGPVYRELAETYYKWARNKPSTQQVNYQKAISNYEKYLSLTDRSIDSRMRHADFLILVKDYKALEAEANKMIELDKVNPRIFRYLGYSAYENGNVDVAIKSLEDYVKVPTNKVIAKDYLYLGFAKIKKGTGADGVVDAAAFDAGLADIKKAVAMEPLAVEDLGDFGKELFTKKQYNQAAALYELSATNTESKNYLNDNVYYGISLYYGNANKEKTAIDAAALAKADAAFDRVLVASPTYDEAYLYKGRINNLLEKDDLIIKNYQEYINRTSAKGAEELAKPATVKKVVEAYNSIAASYANTDKAKAVEYFNKTLVLDPTNAYATQSIKALK, encoded by the coding sequence ATGAATAAATTTAAAATTTTTAGTCTTGCCTTAGTTGCTTCAGCTTCTGTAGCAAAAGCGCAAGATATCAACCAGGCTAAGAAAGCTATCGATGCTGAGCAATTTGATAAAGCAAAGTCATTATTAAAATCAATCATTAAAGCGAAACCTTCTGATGGAGAAGCTAATTTTGTTTTAGGTAATATTTACTTAAATCAGGCTATTGTTGATTCTGCTAAAATTTATTACTTAAATGGATTAGAAGCGGCTGATAAGAAAAACTTAAATTATATCGGATTAGGTCAGATAGATCTTGATGCTAAAAATGCAGCAGCGGCTAAAGCAAACTTTGATTTGGCAGCAAAAGATATGAAACGTAAAGATGTAAATGAGTTTATTTACATTGGTAGAGCTTATATGAATTCTACAAATCCTGATTACACAAATGCTATTGCAGTTTTGAAAAGAGCTTTGTTAATCGAGCCTCAAAATGCTACGGCACTTTTGGCTATTGGAGATGCTTATCATGGAGCAAATAATCAAAATGATGCTTATAAATCTTACCGTGATGCATTTACTGCTGATCCAACGCTTTTAAGAGCAAAAATGCAATTGGGTGTTCTTTTAAAAGGTGCAAAATCTTATGAAGAAGCGATTAAAGCATTTAATGAAGTTATTGCGTTAGACGCAAATTACGGACCGGTTTACAGAGAATTAGCGGAAACATATTACAAATGGGCTAGAAATAAACCATCTACTCAACAAGTAAACTATCAAAAAGCAATCTCTAACTATGAGAAATACTTAAGTCTTACTGATCGTTCAATTGATTCAAGAATGCGTCATGCGGATTTCTTGATCTTAGTAAAAGACTATAAAGCTCTTGAAGCTGAAGCGAACAAAATGATTGAGTTGGATAAAGTTAATCCTAGAATTTTTAGATATTTAGGATATTCAGCTTATGAAAATGGAAACGTTGATGTTGCTATTAAATCATTAGAAGATTATGTGAAAGTTCCAACAAATAAAGTAATTGCAAAAGATTACTTGTATTTAGGATTTGCTAAAATTAAAAAAGGAACAGGTGCTGATGGTGTAGTTGATGCTGCTGCTTTTGATGCTGGTTTAGCCGATATTAAAAAAGCGGTTGCTATGGAACCTTTAGCAGTTGAAGATCTTGGAGATTTTGGAAAAGAATTGTTTACAAAAAAACAATACAATCAAGCTGCAGCTTTATATGAGTTAAGTGCAACTAATACAGAGTCTAAAAATTATTTGAATGATAATGTATACTATGGTATTTCACTTTACTATGGAAATGCAAATAAAGAGAAAACGGCTATTGATGCTGCTGCTTTAGCGAAAGCTGATGCGGCATTTGATAGAGTTTTAGTTGCTTCTCCAACATATGATGAAGCTTACTTGTACAAAGGAAGAATCAATAACTTGTTAGAGAAAGATGATTTAATCATTAAAAACTACCAAGAGTATATCAATAGAACATCTGCTAAAGGTGCTGAAGAACTTGCAAAACCAGCAACTGTTAAAAAAGTAGTTGAGGCTTATAATAGTATTGCAGCAAGTTATGCTAACACAGACAAAGCTAAAGCTGTTGAGTATTTCAATAAAACTTTAGTTTTAGATCCAACTAATGCTTATGCAACACAATCTATAAAAGCTTTAAAATAG
- a CDS encoding biopolymer transporter ExbD, producing MAKIKMKKKSTSTDMTAMCDVAFLLLTFFILTATAKVPEALPVDMPASVAEFKLPDTDLAIITVGKDKDGKSKVFFDIKGREIRKRTLEGMGAKFGVTFSEDDKTKFALMDDFGVPVGELKSIIAMKASDRVKADQSGIPIDSLDNQLKEWLLVSRRAAIDIDDKELQIAIKGDAKEQYPQIKKIMDILQDQKINSFNLVTGTRGKDF from the coding sequence ATGGCTAAAATAAAAATGAAAAAAAAGTCAACATCGACAGATATGACTGCCATGTGTGATGTTGCGTTCCTTTTGCTTACGTTCTTTATTTTGACCGCTACTGCTAAGGTGCCTGAAGCACTTCCTGTAGATATGCCTGCTTCTGTTGCTGAATTTAAATTGCCTGATACAGATTTGGCAATTATTACAGTAGGAAAAGACAAAGACGGGAAAAGCAAAGTGTTTTTTGACATCAAAGGAAGAGAGATTCGTAAAAGAACTCTTGAAGGAATGGGTGCAAAATTCGGTGTGACTTTTTCAGAAGATGATAAAACTAAATTTGCTTTAATGGATGACTTCGGTGTTCCAGTAGGAGAATTGAAAAGTATCATTGCTATGAAAGCATCTGATAGAGTAAAAGCGGATCAAAGTGGAATTCCAATCGATTCTTTAGATAATCAATTAAAAGAATGGTTGTTAGTTTCAAGAAGAGCTGCAATTGACATTGATGATAAAGAATTGCAAATTGCAATTAAAGGAGATGCTAAAGAACAATATCCACAAATCAAAAAGATTATGGATATTTTACAAGATCAGAAAATCAATTCCTTTAACTTAGTTACAGGTACGAGAGGAAAAGACTTTTAA
- a CDS encoding helicase HerA-like domain-containing protein produces MNKKENFIEDINKGYLSKGDSIILGGAILDGEPIAEAHVKIPLKTLNRHGLIAGATGTGKTKTIQVFSEQLSNAGIPVLMMDIKGDFSGIAKEGKEEAFITERHAKINIPYNVASFPVELMSLSKQNGVRLRATVSEFGPVLFSRILDLNDTQAGVVSVIFKYCDDYQMPLLDLKDIKKVINYITEEGKEEIAASYGKISTATTGTILRKIIELEQQGGDLFFGETSFETDDLMRIDENGKGYVNIIRLTDIQDKPKLFSTFMLSLLAEIYQKMPEKGDAEQPELVIFIDEAHLIFNEASKVLLEQIETIVKLIRSKGVGIYFVTQNPMDVPSGVLAQLGLKIQHALRAFTANDRQAIKKTADNYPTSQYYKTDELLTNLGIGEALVTALNEKGIPTPLVATMMRAPQSRMDILTADEIEAINSKSKLVKKYIEEIDRESAYEILNKKIETANQAAAEQEEQAPAKSSKAEESTTSVVTKSVLKVVTSATFIRGVFGVLTKIFKK; encoded by the coding sequence ATGAATAAAAAAGAGAATTTCATTGAAGATATAAACAAAGGGTATTTATCAAAAGGTGATAGTATTATTTTGGGAGGCGCCATTTTAGACGGAGAACCTATTGCCGAGGCACACGTCAAAATTCCCCTAAAAACCTTAAACCGCCACGGGTTAATCGCAGGCGCAACGGGAACTGGAAAAACAAAAACAATTCAGGTTTTTTCTGAGCAATTATCAAATGCAGGAATTCCGGTTTTAATGATGGACATAAAAGGGGATTTTAGCGGAATAGCAAAAGAAGGAAAAGAGGAAGCCTTTATTACTGAGCGACATGCAAAAATAAACATACCTTATAATGTAGCTTCTTTTCCGGTTGAATTAATGTCCCTGTCTAAACAAAATGGAGTTCGCTTGCGTGCCACGGTTTCTGAGTTTGGGCCTGTATTATTTTCCCGAATTTTAGATCTAAACGACACTCAGGCCGGAGTAGTTTCTGTTATTTTTAAATATTGTGATGACTATCAAATGCCTTTGTTAGATTTAAAGGACATTAAAAAAGTCATTAATTATATTACTGAAGAAGGAAAAGAGGAAATTGCGGCTAGCTATGGTAAAATCTCCACAGCGACAACCGGAACTATTCTCAGAAAAATCATTGAACTCGAACAACAAGGCGGAGATTTATTTTTTGGTGAAACTTCTTTTGAAACTGATGATTTAATGCGTATTGACGAAAACGGAAAAGGATACGTAAATATCATCCGCTTGACGGACATTCAGGACAAACCAAAATTATTCTCGACTTTTATGTTGAGTTTATTAGCGGAGATTTACCAAAAAATGCCCGAAAAAGGAGATGCAGAACAACCTGAATTAGTCATTTTTATTGACGAAGCGCATTTGATTTTTAATGAAGCCAGCAAAGTATTATTAGAACAAATTGAAACTATTGTAAAACTGATTCGTTCAAAAGGTGTTGGTATTTATTTTGTAACCCAAAACCCAATGGATGTTCCAAGTGGTGTTTTGGCACAATTAGGTTTAAAGATTCAGCACGCGCTTAGAGCTTTTACTGCAAATGATAGACAAGCGATAAAGAAAACTGCCGATAATTACCCGACTTCTCAATATTATAAAACAGACGAATTGCTGACCAATTTAGGAATTGGAGAAGCTCTGGTCACGGCTTTGAACGAAAAAGGTATTCCAACGCCACTTGTCGCGACGATGATGCGTGCGCCACAAAGCCGAATGGATATTTTGACTGCTGATGAAATTGAAGCCATAAACAGCAAATCGAAGCTCGTAAAAAAATATATTGAAGAAATTGATCGTGAAAGCGCCTACGAAATTCTAAATAAAAAAATAGAAACTGCAAATCAGGCAGCTGCAGAACAAGAAGAACAAGCACCAGCAAAATCATCTAAAGCTGAAGAAAGCACAACAAGTGTTGTTACAAAATCAGTTTTGAAAGTCGTAACAAGCGCTACCTTTATAAGAGGTGTTTTTGGTGTTTTGACAAAAATATTCAAGAAATAA
- a CDS encoding energy transducer TonB: MKLDIIKNQWLDIVFEGRNKIYGAYELRKANNKTTVKALIIGSIIFSFAVAAPLIASFLPDSSEDDVNNNVKIATIKLPPKKEEVKPNQPPPPPPPPKVDQVKFTKPVVAKAEEVTEDPPKIEELKDKKVGSETIKGDPDAVLTVDEPVGTGTAAVVEEDNQVYNTAGIEVKPDFPGGIEKFYKFVGNNYKTPEEEGLKGKVYVTFVVEKDGSLTDIKVLRDIGYGTGAEAIRVLKKCPKWTPGEQNGKKVRVLYSLPITIQSAE; the protein is encoded by the coding sequence ATGAAATTAGATATTATAAAAAATCAGTGGCTTGATATCGTATTCGAAGGACGTAATAAGATATATGGTGCATATGAGTTAAGAAAAGCGAACAATAAAACTACGGTAAAAGCTCTTATCATAGGTTCGATTATTTTTAGCTTTGCTGTTGCAGCTCCTCTTATTGCAAGTTTTTTACCGGATTCTAGTGAAGATGATGTGAATAACAATGTTAAGATCGCTACGATAAAACTACCTCCTAAAAAAGAGGAAGTAAAACCAAATCAACCGCCGCCACCGCCACCGCCACCAAAAGTGGATCAGGTGAAGTTTACAAAACCTGTGGTTGCAAAGGCTGAAGAGGTTACTGAAGATCCTCCAAAAATTGAGGAACTTAAAGATAAAAAAGTTGGTTCTGAAACTATTAAAGGAGATCCTGATGCAGTTTTAACTGTTGATGAGCCAGTAGGTACTGGAACTGCTGCAGTAGTAGAAGAAGATAACCAAGTATATAACACAGCTGGTATCGAAGTAAAACCAGATTTCCCTGGAGGAATTGAGAAATTCTACAAATTCGTAGGAAACAATTACAAGACTCCGGAAGAAGAAGGTTTAAAAGGTAAAGTTTACGTTACGTTTGTAGTTGAAAAAGACGGTTCATTAACCGACATTAAAGTTTTAAGGGATATCGGTTACGGTACAGGAGCAGAAGCAATTCGTGTTCTTAAAAAATGTCCAAAATGGACTCCCGGCGAGCAAAATGGTAAAAAAGTTAGGGTTCTTTACTCTCTTCCTATTACTATTCAATCTGCAGAATAA
- a CDS encoding biopolymer transporter ExbD codes for MAELNTGDGGGGKGGKVRSKKQNSKVDLTAMVDLAFLLITFFMLTTSLSKPQSMDLSLPNKDDDTTKTVDTKVDENRTMTVILGENNKLTYYMGLLATPIAGPKDIAYGKDGIRRELLKRKKSVLEYSAAKGKPKNGIIVIIKPTKKSNYRNLVDILDEMAITGVETYAIVPEFSPEENKLIDKK; via the coding sequence ATGGCTGAATTAAATACCGGCGACGGTGGTGGCGGAAAAGGTGGCAAAGTAAGAAGTAAAAAGCAAAATTCGAAAGTCGATTTAACGGCAATGGTGGATTTGGCTTTCTTATTGATCACGTTCTTTATGTTAACCACATCGTTGTCAAAACCTCAATCGATGGATTTGTCATTGCCAAATAAAGACGATGATACGACAAAGACAGTAGATACCAAAGTAGATGAAAATCGTACGATGACTGTAATATTAGGAGAAAACAATAAATTGACCTATTATATGGGATTATTAGCTACTCCTATTGCTGGGCCAAAAGATATTGCTTATGGTAAAGATGGTATTCGTAGAGAACTACTTAAAAGAAAAAAATCAGTTTTAGAATATTCTGCTGCTAAAGGGAAGCCTAAAAATGGGATCATAGTTATTATCAAACCAACTAAAAAATCGAATTATCGTAATTTGGTTGATATCTTGGATGAGATGGCTATTACTGGAGTAGAAACTTATGCTATTGTTCCTGAGTTTAGTCCAGAGGAAAATAAATTGATAGATAAAAAATAA
- a CDS encoding YfiT family bacillithiol transferase, which produces MEELDLEKLKYPIGKFETPTEYSLKYIADKIAEIESFPEKLKKETIHLTDEQLDTPYRPGGWTVRQVIHHCAESHMNCYIRLKWALTENNPVIKAYDEVLWSELNDNLNMPIQPTLTLLEGLHFRLGYIMKNLSELDLEKSFIHPENNSEYRIKQIIGSYAWHGYHHLAHITSLKKYKNWK; this is translated from the coding sequence ATGGAAGAATTAGATTTAGAAAAATTAAAATATCCGATAGGAAAATTTGAAACTCCAACAGAATATTCTCTCAAATATATCGCTGATAAAATTGCAGAAATTGAGTCTTTTCCAGAAAAATTAAAAAAAGAAACGATTCATTTGACTGATGAACAATTAGACACGCCATATCGTCCCGGAGGATGGACTGTTCGTCAAGTGATTCACCACTGCGCAGAAAGTCATATGAATTGTTATATAAGACTAAAATGGGCTTTGACCGAAAATAATCCAGTGATAAAAGCATATGACGAAGTATTATGGTCTGAATTAAATGACAATTTAAACATGCCAATTCAGCCAACATTAACATTATTGGAAGGTTTACATTTTAGACTTGGCTACATAATGAAAAATTTATCAGAATTGGATTTAGAAAAATCATTTATTCATCCCGAAAATAATTCTGAATATCGAATAAAACAAATCATAGGAAGTTATGCCTGGCACGGATATCATCATTTGGCACATATTACTTCTCTAAAAAAATATAAGAACTGGAAATAA